One segment of Pontibacter akesuensis DNA contains the following:
- the pstB gene encoding phosphate ABC transporter ATP-binding protein PstB produces MSKKTKLEAKNLNAFYGDFHALKDINIAMEEKNVTAFIGPSGCGKSTFLRTFNRMNDYIDGFRTEGEILMDNRDIYNKDIRVDELRKEVGMVFQKPNPFPKTIFENVVYGLRIQGIKKKDVLEEAAEHSLKQAALWDEVKDKLHKSALALSGGQQQRLCIARALAISPSVLLMDEPASALDPISTAKIEELIYKLKHDYTIVIVTHNMQQAGRVSDNTAFFYMGELVEYNKTKTMFTSPKDDRTQNYITGRFG; encoded by the coding sequence ATGAGCAAAAAAACCAAGCTCGAAGCCAAGAACCTCAACGCTTTCTACGGTGACTTTCACGCCCTGAAAGACATCAATATTGCGATGGAGGAGAAGAACGTAACTGCCTTTATCGGCCCATCGGGCTGTGGCAAGTCCACGTTTCTGCGCACCTTCAACCGCATGAACGATTACATCGATGGCTTCAGAACCGAAGGAGAGATCCTGATGGACAACAGGGACATCTACAACAAAGACATCCGTGTGGATGAACTGCGCAAGGAAGTAGGGATGGTGTTCCAGAAGCCGAACCCTTTCCCGAAAACCATCTTTGAGAATGTGGTGTACGGCCTGCGGATACAGGGCATCAAGAAAAAAGACGTACTGGAAGAAGCCGCGGAGCACTCGCTGAAGCAGGCCGCTTTGTGGGACGAGGTGAAGGACAAGCTGCACAAATCGGCGCTGGCACTTTCAGGCGGGCAGCAGCAGCGCTTGTGCATAGCGCGCGCGCTGGCCATCTCGCCTTCGGTGCTGCTGATGGACGAGCCCGCCTCCGCGCTGGACCCCATCTCCACCGCCAAAATCGAGGAGCTGATCTACAAGCTGAAGCACGACTACACCATCGTGATCGTGACGCACAACATGCAGCAGGCTGGCCGCGTGAGCGACAACACGGCGTTCTTTTACATGGGTGAACTGGTGGAGTACAACAAGACCAAGACAATGTTCACCAGCCCGAAAGACGATCGCACACAAAACTACATCACGGGCCGTTTCGGTTGA
- the pstC gene encoding phosphate ABC transporter permease subunit PstC — protein MKISEKIIEGLLWLSAVITILVTIGIIWVLLSESIAFFQEVSIVDFLTEKEWTPLFADKKFGIMPLVAGTLLTTFIAISVALPIGLTIAVYLNEYAHATLKQVVKPMLEVLATIPTVVYGFFALTVVTPFLQAIIPSLAGFNALSAGIVMGIMIIPMISSLSEDAISAVPRSLREAAYGMGSTRLQTAFGVMVPAASSGIVVSVILAISRAVGETMIVAIAAGQQPRLTLNPLVPIETITTYIVQVSLGDVPHGSLEYRTIFAAGITLFVFTFALNNISFWIKKKYQEKYD, from the coding sequence TTGAAAATATCAGAGAAAATAATCGAGGGCTTGTTGTGGTTATCGGCGGTAATCACAATTCTGGTCACCATCGGCATTATTTGGGTATTGCTGTCAGAGTCGATTGCTTTCTTTCAGGAAGTCTCTATCGTGGACTTCCTAACAGAGAAAGAATGGACGCCGCTCTTCGCCGATAAGAAGTTTGGAATCATGCCACTGGTGGCGGGCACCCTGCTGACTACCTTTATTGCTATTTCGGTGGCCCTGCCCATTGGCCTGACCATTGCCGTGTACCTGAACGAGTACGCACATGCCACGCTGAAACAGGTGGTAAAGCCCATGCTGGAGGTGCTGGCTACCATTCCGACGGTAGTTTACGGCTTCTTCGCCTTAACCGTGGTAACGCCTTTTCTGCAAGCCATCATTCCCTCGCTGGCTGGTTTCAATGCCTTATCTGCTGGTATTGTGATGGGCATCATGATCATCCCGATGATCTCTTCACTGAGCGAGGACGCCATCAGCGCTGTGCCCCGTTCGCTGCGGGAGGCAGCGTACGGCATGGGCTCCACACGCCTGCAGACGGCCTTTGGTGTGATGGTGCCGGCCGCTTCTTCCGGTATTGTGGTGTCGGTTATACTTGCCATCTCGCGGGCCGTGGGCGAAACCATGATTGTGGCCATTGCCGCTGGGCAGCAGCCGCGCCTGACACTGAACCCGCTTGTTCCCATCGAAACCATCACTACCTACATTGTGCAGGTAAGTTTGGGTGACGTGCCGCACGGCTCGCTGGAGTACCGGACCATCTTTGCCGCCGGCATCACCCTGTTTGTTTTCACGTTTGCGCTGAACAACATCAGTTTCTGGATCAAAAAGAAATATCAGGAGAAGTATGACTAA
- the phoU gene encoding phosphate signaling complex protein PhoU: MPHIDVELARLKTKLLEMWDLVEYQVQSGREAMLNADVELAKKIIQRDRKVNQFDLKIDRMCENFFALFTPVAVDLRLVLAVLKINANLERIGDTAEGIARFVKKLEAPVEPQLLEITNVLPMYEEALAMLVECRTAFRNNDPQLAKALIKRDKKLDKIYRKSDDVITKYMTENPGKIREALAILSIIKKLERVGDQVTNIAEEIIFYREAKMVKHKDDKKKKKEAKKDQDKDEQNPS; encoded by the coding sequence ATGCCACACATAGATGTTGAATTAGCCCGCCTGAAGACCAAACTCCTCGAAATGTGGGACCTGGTGGAGTACCAGGTGCAGAGCGGCCGCGAAGCCATGCTGAACGCTGATGTGGAGCTGGCCAAGAAAATCATCCAACGCGACCGCAAGGTAAACCAGTTCGACCTGAAGATTGACCGCATGTGCGAGAACTTCTTCGCCCTGTTCACACCCGTGGCCGTAGACCTGCGCCTGGTGCTGGCCGTGCTGAAAATCAACGCCAACCTGGAGCGCATCGGCGACACGGCTGAGGGCATTGCCCGGTTTGTTAAAAAGCTGGAGGCGCCTGTGGAGCCTCAGCTCCTGGAAATCACCAACGTGCTGCCCATGTACGAAGAGGCACTGGCCATGTTGGTAGAGTGCCGCACCGCCTTCAGAAACAACGACCCACAGCTGGCAAAGGCTCTGATAAAGCGGGACAAGAAACTGGACAAGATCTACCGCAAGTCTGACGATGTGATCACCAAGTACATGACAGAGAACCCTGGCAAGATACGGGAGGCGCTGGCCATACTTTCCATCATCAAAAAGCTGGAGCGCGTGGGCGACCAGGTAACCAACATTGCCGAGGAAATCATTTTTTACCGCGAGGCAAAAATGGTGAAGCACAAAGACGACAAGAAAAAGAAGAAGGAAGCAAAGAAGGACCAGGACAAAGACGAGCAAAACCCGTCATAA
- the pstA gene encoding phosphate ABC transporter permease PstA: MTNSDRNRLKDKVFQVFGVFCTFIGLVVLAIFLIDIVQEGIARIDWDFLMDLPSRRASSAGILTAWVGTLWLLVLTALISFPLGVGAGIYLEEYSRKTKLSNFLEINIANLAGVPSIIYGLLGLEIFVRQMRLGGSLLAGALTLSLLILPIIIVTTREAIKAVPGSVRDGSYALGASKWQTIWNQVLPASFGGILTGIILALSRAVGEAAPLIVIGALAYVPFTPASPLDEFTVLPIQIFNWTSRPQEEFLTNAAAAIIVLLFITFLLNGIAVYLRNRQQRKIRW; encoded by the coding sequence ATGACTAATTCGGATCGCAACAGGTTGAAGGACAAAGTCTTTCAGGTTTTCGGGGTATTTTGCACCTTTATCGGGCTGGTGGTGCTGGCTATCTTCCTGATCGATATTGTGCAGGAAGGCATTGCCCGCATTGATTGGGATTTCCTGATGGACCTTCCATCGCGCAGAGCCAGCAGCGCCGGCATACTTACCGCCTGGGTGGGTACGCTCTGGCTGCTGGTGCTCACGGCGCTGATTTCCTTTCCGCTGGGGGTTGGCGCAGGCATTTACCTGGAGGAGTACAGCCGGAAAACAAAGCTGTCTAACTTCCTGGAGATTAACATTGCCAACCTGGCGGGTGTGCCTTCTATCATTTACGGCTTGCTGGGCCTGGAGATCTTTGTGCGCCAGATGCGCTTGGGCGGCAGTTTGCTGGCCGGCGCGCTTACCCTGTCGCTGCTTATCCTGCCGATCATTATCGTCACTACACGCGAGGCTATCAAAGCCGTGCCGGGCAGCGTGCGCGACGGTTCTTATGCGCTCGGGGCCTCCAAGTGGCAAACCATCTGGAACCAGGTGCTGCCGGCTTCTTTCGGCGGTATACTTACCGGCATTATACTTGCGCTGTCGCGGGCAGTGGGCGAGGCAGCTCCGCTGATCGTGATCGGAGCGCTGGCGTATGTGCCGTTTACGCCGGCATCGCCGCTGGATGAGTTCACCGTGTTGCCGATCCAGATCTTTAACTGGACCTCACGGCCGCAGGAGGAGTTCCTTACCAACGCAGCAGCGGCCATTATCGTGCTATTATTTATTACCTTCCTGTTAAACGGTATCGCCGTATACTTACGCAATAGGCAGCAGCGAAAAATCAGGTGGTAA
- a CDS encoding heme exporter protein CcmB, whose product MVLFKEILYLIQKDLVLEWRQKYALNGMLLYVGSVVFVCYLSFGMRSNMLQAPVWNALLWIILLFTSVNAIAKSFMQENRGRLLYFYSIVSPQGIILAKIIYNTLLMLLLAFICFVFYGFVLGNPVQDVPMFLLTLLLGAIGFSTSLTMISSIASKAANSSTLMAVLSFPVIVPMLLMLIKMSKNAMDGLDRSLSLDELLTLLAINMIVVTVSYILFPYLWRS is encoded by the coding sequence ATGGTGCTGTTTAAAGAGATTTTATACCTCATTCAGAAGGACCTGGTGCTGGAGTGGCGGCAAAAGTACGCGCTGAACGGCATGCTGCTGTATGTGGGCAGCGTGGTGTTTGTCTGCTACCTAAGCTTTGGCATGCGCTCCAATATGCTGCAAGCCCCGGTATGGAACGCTTTGCTTTGGATTATCCTGCTGTTTACCTCGGTCAACGCCATCGCCAAGAGCTTTATGCAGGAGAACAGGGGGCGGCTGCTTTACTTCTACTCTATCGTGAGCCCGCAGGGCATTATACTTGCCAAGATTATCTACAACACGCTGTTGATGTTGCTGCTGGCCTTTATCTGCTTCGTGTTTTACGGTTTCGTACTAGGCAACCCGGTGCAGGACGTGCCCATGTTCCTGCTCACGCTGCTGCTGGGCGCCATCGGGTTTTCCACCTCCCTTACCATGATTTCGAGTATCGCCTCCAAAGCCGCCAACAGCAGCACGCTCATGGCCGTACTCAGCTTTCCTGTAATCGTGCCCATGCTGCTTATGCTCATCAAAATGTCGAAAAACGCCATGGATGGCCTGGACCGCAGCCTCAGCCTCGACGAACTGCTTACCCTGCTTGCCATAAACATGATTGTCGTCACTGTTTCCTACATCTTATTCCCGTACCTTTGGCGTTCGTAA